A window of the Thermoleophilia bacterium SCSIO 60948 genome harbors these coding sequences:
- a CDS encoding CoA transferase: MSETHAGSRPQGAGALSDITVLDLTRLLPGGFASLMLADLGADVIKVEDTGAGDYVRWSPPFHGDEDSPSGTRSALYLGLNRGKRSIRLDLKSDAGRAAMLELVAEADVVLDGFRPGVMDRLGLGYQTLRERNRGIVVCSITGYGSDGPNVARAGHDINYLSLNGMLGLAGSRDGAPTLAGGQIADVGGGALFAAFAVMAALWERRRSGEGQFIDVSMTDGSLSWLAMQAAAVLCDGTDLERGAGPLNGGIACYLTYECADGWVACGALEPKFWARFCEGTGHPELVADQFAPTGSDGWRRVADVFAGRAREDWRQFNDEHDCCIEPVLGLAEALDSELVAARGMRVSIDQPGVGEVEMLGSPLRLSRTPADPTRPAPALGADTRAVLIGAGLSEADVERLIADGAAATDAEEAGGSFLG; the protein is encoded by the coding sequence GTGAGCGAGACGCACGCCGGCTCCCGCCCGCAGGGTGCCGGCGCGCTGTCGGACATCACCGTCCTCGACCTGACTCGGCTGCTCCCCGGTGGCTTCGCGTCGCTGATGCTCGCCGACCTCGGCGCCGACGTGATCAAGGTCGAGGACACGGGTGCGGGCGACTACGTGCGCTGGTCGCCGCCGTTCCACGGCGACGAGGACTCACCGAGCGGGACCCGCTCGGCGCTCTACCTCGGGCTCAACCGCGGCAAGCGCTCGATCCGCCTCGACCTCAAGTCCGACGCGGGCCGCGCGGCGATGCTCGAGCTCGTCGCGGAGGCGGACGTCGTGCTCGACGGCTTCCGCCCGGGGGTCATGGACCGGCTCGGGCTCGGCTACCAGACGCTCCGCGAGCGCAACCGGGGCATCGTCGTCTGCTCGATCACCGGCTACGGATCGGACGGCCCGAACGTTGCCCGCGCCGGTCACGACATCAACTACCTGTCGCTCAACGGGATGCTCGGACTCGCCGGCTCGCGCGACGGTGCCCCGACGCTCGCCGGCGGGCAGATCGCCGACGTCGGCGGCGGTGCCCTGTTCGCCGCGTTCGCCGTGATGGCGGCGCTGTGGGAGCGCCGTCGCTCCGGCGAGGGCCAGTTCATCGACGTCTCGATGACCGACGGCTCGCTGTCGTGGCTCGCGATGCAGGCGGCTGCGGTGCTCTGCGACGGGACGGATCTCGAGCGCGGCGCCGGTCCGCTCAACGGCGGCATCGCCTGTTACCTGACCTACGAGTGCGCCGACGGCTGGGTCGCGTGCGGTGCGCTCGAGCCGAAGTTCTGGGCGCGCTTCTGCGAGGGCACGGGGCACCCGGAGCTCGTCGCCGACCAGTTCGCGCCGACCGGGTCCGACGGCTGGCGCCGCGTCGCCGACGTCTTCGCCGGGCGCGCGCGCGAGGACTGGCGGCAGTTCAACGACGAGCACGACTGCTGCATCGAGCCCGTGCTCGGCCTCGCCGAGGCGCTCGACTCCGAGCTCGTCGCGGCGAGGGGGATGCGCGTGTCGATCGACCAGCCGGGCGTCGGCGAGGTCGAGATGCTCGGCAGCCCGCTGCGCCTGTCGCGGACGCCCGCGGACCCGACCCGTCCGGCGCCCGCGCTCGGAGCCGACACCCGCGCCGTCCTGATCGGCGCCGGCCTCTCCGAGGCGGACGTAGAGCGCCTGATCGCCGACGGCGCCGCGGCGACCGACGCCGAGGAGGCGGGCGGGAGCTTCCTCGGATGA